From the genome of Hymenobacter sp. PAMC 26628, one region includes:
- a CDS encoding peptidase dimerization domain-containing protein — MKRISTALGLLAGLALAPLGARAQAPAMAPAKLEALKKELLVEIDKQQKATQQMVDMVFSFGELGFQETETSRYLTGILKKNGFAIQTGISGVPTAWTASWGTGKPVIAIGSDIDCIPKASQKPGVAYHDPIIAGAPGHGEGHNSGVPLNITAVLALKKIMEREHLPGTLMLWPGVAEEQLGTKAYFVRDGYFKNVDACIFTHVGDNLGVSWGDNGGNGLISVKFDFDGQAAHSAGAPWRGRSALDAVELMDVGWNFHREHMEVTQRSHYVIPDGGDQPNVVPSKASVWYYFRDRTYPKIMEMYADALKMAEGATLMTKTTTTHEVLGSAWPGHMNKAIAEAMYQNIKQVGLPQWSPDDQVLARAAQVEMKAPKTDRRNRPIDGLATKLDSLTAPEAFSIGGGSDDIADISWNVPTVVLRYPANIPGLPGHHWSNAIAMATPIAHKGVTAGAKAEALTLLDMLVNPALIKDAWTYFTEVQTKDTKYTPMVSATDKPAITLNKNIMAQYRPEMAKYYYNPAKYKSYLEQLGITYPTVRPAGAPAKVNGTD, encoded by the coding sequence ATGAAACGAATCTCTACTGCATTGGGCCTGCTGGCCGGGCTGGCGCTGGCCCCGCTGGGGGCCCGGGCCCAGGCCCCCGCCATGGCGCCGGCCAAGCTCGAAGCCCTCAAGAAAGAGCTGCTCGTGGAAATTGACAAGCAGCAGAAGGCCACCCAGCAGATGGTGGACATGGTGTTCAGCTTCGGCGAGCTGGGCTTCCAGGAAACGGAAACCTCGCGCTACCTCACGGGCATTCTGAAGAAGAACGGCTTCGCGATTCAGACCGGTATTTCGGGCGTGCCCACGGCCTGGACGGCCAGCTGGGGCACGGGCAAGCCGGTCATCGCCATCGGCAGCGACATCGACTGCATCCCGAAGGCCTCGCAGAAGCCCGGCGTGGCCTACCACGACCCCATCATCGCGGGGGCCCCGGGCCACGGCGAGGGCCACAACTCGGGCGTGCCGCTGAACATCACGGCCGTGCTGGCCCTCAAGAAAATCATGGAGCGCGAGCACCTGCCGGGCACGCTCATGCTGTGGCCGGGCGTGGCCGAGGAGCAGCTCGGCACCAAGGCCTACTTCGTACGCGACGGCTACTTTAAGAACGTGGACGCCTGCATCTTCACCCACGTGGGCGACAACCTGGGCGTGTCGTGGGGCGACAACGGCGGCAACGGCCTGATTTCCGTCAAGTTCGACTTCGACGGGCAGGCGGCCCACTCGGCCGGGGCCCCCTGGCGCGGCCGCAGCGCCCTCGACGCCGTAGAGCTGATGGACGTGGGCTGGAACTTCCACCGCGAGCACATGGAGGTGACGCAGCGCTCGCACTACGTCATCCCCGACGGCGGCGACCAGCCCAACGTGGTGCCCTCCAAGGCCTCGGTGTGGTACTACTTCCGCGACCGCACCTACCCCAAAATCATGGAGATGTACGCCGACGCCCTCAAGATGGCCGAGGGCGCCACGCTCATGACCAAGACCACCACCACCCACGAGGTGCTGGGCAGCGCCTGGCCGGGCCACATGAACAAGGCCATTGCCGAAGCCATGTACCAGAACATCAAGCAGGTGGGCCTGCCCCAGTGGAGCCCCGACGACCAGGTGCTGGCCCGCGCCGCCCAGGTGGAAATGAAGGCCCCCAAAACCGACCGCCGCAACCGCCCCATCGACGGCCTGGCCACCAAGCTCGACTCGCTGACGGCCCCCGAGGCGTTTTCCATCGGCGGCGGCTCCGACGACATCGCCGACATTTCCTGGAACGTGCCCACCGTGGTGCTGCGCTACCCGGCCAACATCCCCGGCCTGCCTGGCCACCACTGGTCCAACGCCATTGCCATGGCCACGCCCATCGCCCACAAGGGCGTGACGGCCGGCGCCAAAGCCGAGGCCCTCACGCTGCTCGACATGCTGGTGAATCCCGCCCTCATCAAGGACGCCTGGACGTACTTCACCGAGGTGCAAACCAAGGACACCAAGTACACGCCCATGGTGTCGGCCACCGACAAGCCCGCCATCACGCTCAACAAGAACATCATGGCCCAGTACCGCCCC
- a CDS encoding zinc-dependent metalloprotease, producing the protein MKRPSLLLVTLLAASGLVTAQRANKNAPAAATAPAARPAGQPAATLDAVTKGLKKTEGYFPYYYDEKTGRVYLELEKFDQEFLYFSSLTDGVGQGGPERGAASAAVAKFVRTGGKVFLLEPNLSFRASAPGPDEQRAVESAFAKSIIWGFAPVAVEGSKVLLDLTPFLVRDSQKLTDQLGRRNFAGLRAGAAGGGAPAPYRLDETRSAVYPDNTKNFPQNTEFEAIVTFVGGPSSAGRGFGGGPDLAPDPNAVTVRMHQSFVALPDAGYQPRLFDPRSGFNPFTYQDFSSPMTEPLVHRYTRRHRLAKQDPTAALSDPVKPITYYIDRGAPPDVKRALIEGGSWWNQAFEAAGYRNAFVVKELPEGADPMDIRYNVVNWVDRAGNPRAFSYGSSYIDPRTGEIIKGVVTLGSDRHRQDYLLAEGLLQPYKPGQPVPTAMAEMALARVRQLSAHEIGHTLGLYHNFTSSTKERGSVMDYPFPRFSLKADGTVDVSQAYAAGIGSWDKRAITWGYQDFPKGTDEAAGLEKIMKETLAQGHIFIPDIGGYVHPIANQWDEGTNAVTQLNTLMNVRRHVLDNFSTNAIPAGAPLATLEEVLVPMYLLHRYQVEAAAKSLGGLYFTHAVKGDGQVITRMVAPAEQWRAFDALMATVTPTALALPEALIKQIPPRPSGFPSSLETFSGHTGPTFDPIAAAETAAGLTIASVLNPERAARLVEYHARDAQQPGFLPVVDRMLAQTWKAPLPAGYKGELQVLVNNLTLKSLLQLAAAPDAAESVRGESLLEIAGLKQWMSAHLAAAPPRHKASLLFGLAQIRQFENDPNKFVPNPGVDTPPGAPIGMPGMDFLGDDVAY; encoded by the coding sequence ATGAAGCGCCCTTCTTTACTACTTGTTACCCTGTTGGCCGCCAGTGGCCTGGTTACGGCGCAACGCGCCAACAAGAATGCCCCGGCGGCCGCCACGGCGCCGGCCGCCCGCCCCGCCGGCCAGCCCGCCGCCACGCTCGATGCCGTGACGAAGGGCCTGAAAAAAACCGAGGGCTACTTCCCGTATTACTACGACGAGAAAACCGGCAGAGTGTACCTGGAACTGGAGAAGTTCGACCAGGAGTTCCTCTACTTCAGCTCCCTCACCGATGGCGTGGGCCAAGGAGGCCCCGAGCGGGGCGCGGCCTCGGCGGCGGTGGCCAAGTTTGTGCGCACCGGGGGCAAGGTGTTTTTGCTGGAACCTAACCTCAGCTTCCGGGCCTCGGCGCCGGGCCCCGACGAGCAGCGGGCAGTGGAAAGCGCCTTCGCCAAGTCCATCATCTGGGGCTTCGCGCCGGTGGCCGTGGAGGGCAGCAAGGTGCTGCTGGACCTGACGCCGTTTCTGGTGCGCGACAGCCAGAAGCTGACCGACCAGCTGGGCCGCCGCAACTTCGCCGGGCTGCGCGCCGGCGCGGCGGGCGGCGGGGCCCCCGCGCCCTATCGCCTCGACGAAACCCGCTCGGCGGTGTACCCCGACAACACCAAGAACTTCCCCCAGAACACCGAGTTCGAAGCCATCGTCACCTTCGTGGGGGGCCCCAGCTCGGCGGGCCGCGGCTTCGGCGGGGGCCCCGACCTGGCCCCCGACCCCAACGCCGTGACCGTGCGCATGCACCAGTCGTTCGTGGCCCTGCCCGACGCCGGCTACCAGCCCCGCCTGTTCGACCCGCGCTCGGGCTTCAACCCGTTCACGTACCAGGACTTCTCGTCGCCCATGACCGAGCCACTGGTGCACCGCTACACCCGGCGGCACCGCCTGGCCAAGCAAGACCCCACCGCCGCCCTCAGCGACCCGGTGAAGCCCATTACTTACTACATCGACCGCGGGGCCCCGCCCGACGTTAAGCGCGCCCTCATTGAGGGCGGCAGCTGGTGGAACCAGGCCTTTGAGGCCGCCGGCTACCGCAACGCCTTCGTGGTGAAGGAGCTACCGGAGGGCGCCGACCCCATGGACATCCGCTACAACGTGGTGAACTGGGTGGACCGCGCCGGCAACCCGCGCGCGTTTTCCTACGGCTCGTCGTACATCGACCCGCGCACCGGCGAAATCATCAAGGGCGTGGTCACGCTCGGCTCCGACCGCCACCGCCAGGACTACCTGCTGGCCGAGGGCCTGCTCCAGCCCTACAAGCCCGGCCAGCCGGTGCCCACGGCCATGGCCGAAATGGCCCTGGCCCGCGTGCGCCAGCTTTCGGCCCACGAAATCGGCCACACGCTGGGCCTCTACCACAACTTCACCTCCAGCACCAAGGAGCGGGGCTCGGTGATGGACTACCCGTTTCCGCGTTTTTCGCTGAAAGCGGACGGCACCGTGGACGTGTCGCAGGCCTACGCCGCGGGCATCGGCAGCTGGGACAAGCGGGCCATTACCTGGGGCTACCAGGACTTCCCGAAGGGCACCGACGAGGCAGCCGGGCTGGAAAAAATCATGAAGGAAACCCTGGCCCAGGGCCACATCTTCATCCCCGACATCGGCGGCTACGTGCACCCCATCGCCAACCAGTGGGACGAGGGCACCAACGCCGTGACCCAGCTGAACACGCTGATGAACGTGCGCCGCCACGTGCTCGATAACTTCTCGACCAACGCCATTCCGGCCGGGGCCCCCCTGGCCACTTTGGAGGAAGTGCTGGTGCCGATGTACCTACTGCACCGCTACCAGGTGGAGGCGGCGGCGAAGTCGCTCGGCGGCCTCTACTTCACGCACGCCGTGAAGGGCGACGGCCAGGTCATCACCCGGATGGTAGCCCCGGCCGAGCAGTGGCGAGCCTTCGACGCGCTGATGGCCACCGTGACGCCCACCGCCCTGGCCTTGCCCGAGGCACTCATCAAGCAGATTCCGCCGCGGCCCTCGGGCTTCCCGAGCAGCCTGGAAACCTTCAGCGGCCACACGGGGCCCACCTTCGACCCCATCGCCGCCGCCGAAACGGCCGCGGGCCTCACCATCGCTTCGGTGCTGAACCCCGAGCGGGCCGCCCGCCTCGTGGAGTACCACGCCCGCGACGCCCAGCAGCCTGGCTTCCTGCCCGTCGTGGACCGCATGCTGGCCCAAACCTGGAAGGCGCCCCTGCCCGCCGGCTACAAGGGCGAGCTGCAAGTGCTGGTCAACAACCTCACCCTGAAGTCGCTGCTGCAACTCGCCGCCGCCCCCGACGCCGCCGAGAGCGTGCGCGGCGAAAGCCTGCTGGAAATCGCCGGCCTCAAGCAGTGGATGAGTGCCCACCTGGCCGCCGCCCCGCCCCGCCACAAAGCCAGCCTCCTGTTCGGCCTGGCCCAAATCCGCCAGTTTGAAAACGACCCCAACAAGTTTGTGCCTAACCCCGGCGTGGACACGCCCCCCGGGGCCCCCATCGGCATGCCGGGGATGGACTTTCTGGGCGACGACGTAGCGTATTGA
- a CDS encoding RagB/SusD family nutrient uptake outer membrane protein: MLIRLLPPRALAAAFLGALLLALPACNEKTLLNPVPRTSLQGSLLFNTPDRVLGQVNGLYAGLKNGSYYGGRYLMLSDIRGEEFINRLQNVFTGYDAWNHTINSGSNDALTTWSTAYAAINSANLVVDGLAANPTVVPAATAAQYTGEAKLVRALSYFALVTFYGQPYVKDGGASLAVPLRLSGEISTANNDLARSTVAAVYVQILKDLNEAEAALPLTYATALLNTTRAHRNTAIALKTRVYLSMGRYADVVTEARKIVSAAAPFRAPTGVAHQLQANINTIFSTDYTTTESILSMPMTTLDNVSGQNSLGYEYTFNQEYNLNPTGILGNATWRPADLRRTMLRTAGTTVYLTKYRTANPYLDYVPVVRYAEVLLNYAEALARQSSPDMATATALLTAVRQRSDATYAFPAAAVGTAGALTSTIWVERRIELLGEGFRSNDLLRNLLPIPAKGTAPAISPSQPEYIFPIPNAEISSNKLL; the protein is encoded by the coding sequence ATGCTGATACGACTACTTCCGCCCCGTGCGCTGGCCGCGGCCTTCCTGGGGGCCCTGCTGCTGGCCCTGCCGGCCTGCAACGAGAAAACCCTGCTGAACCCCGTGCCGCGCACCTCGCTGCAAGGCAGCCTGCTGTTCAACACCCCCGACCGCGTGCTGGGCCAGGTGAACGGCCTGTACGCGGGCCTCAAAAACGGCAGCTACTACGGCGGCCGCTACCTGATGCTGAGCGACATCCGGGGCGAGGAATTCATCAACCGCCTCCAAAACGTATTCACCGGCTACGACGCCTGGAACCACACCATCAACTCGGGCTCGAACGACGCGCTGACGACCTGGAGCACCGCCTACGCGGCCATCAACTCGGCCAACCTGGTGGTGGACGGGCTGGCGGCCAACCCCACCGTGGTGCCGGCCGCCACCGCCGCGCAGTATACCGGCGAGGCCAAGCTGGTGCGGGCCCTGAGCTACTTCGCGCTGGTCACGTTCTACGGCCAGCCCTATGTGAAGGACGGTGGGGCCTCGCTGGCCGTGCCTTTGCGCCTGTCGGGCGAAATCAGCACCGCCAACAACGACCTGGCCCGCAGCACGGTGGCGGCCGTATACGTGCAGATTTTGAAGGATTTGAACGAGGCCGAGGCCGCCCTGCCCCTTACCTACGCCACGGCCCTGCTGAACACCACCCGCGCCCACCGCAACACGGCCATTGCCCTGAAAACCCGGGTGTACCTGAGCATGGGCCGCTACGCCGACGTGGTGACGGAGGCCCGGAAAATCGTGTCGGCCGCCGCGCCATTTAGGGCCCCCACGGGCGTGGCGCACCAGCTCCAGGCCAACATCAACACCATTTTCAGCACCGACTACACCACCACCGAGTCCATCCTGTCGATGCCCATGACGACGCTCGACAACGTGAGCGGCCAAAACTCGCTGGGCTACGAGTACACCTTCAACCAGGAGTACAACCTGAACCCAACCGGCATCCTGGGCAACGCCACCTGGCGCCCCGCCGACCTGCGCCGCACCATGCTGCGCACCGCCGGCACCACCGTGTACTTGACCAAGTACCGCACCGCCAACCCCTACCTCGACTACGTGCCCGTGGTGCGCTACGCCGAGGTGCTGCTGAACTACGCCGAGGCCCTGGCCCGCCAGTCCAGCCCCGACATGGCCACTGCCACTGCCCTGCTCACGGCCGTGCGCCAGCGCTCCGACGCCACCTACGCTTTTCCGGCCGCGGCGGTAGGCACGGCGGGGGCCCTCACCAGCACCATTTGGGTAGAGCGGCGCATCGAGCTGCTGGGCGAAGGCTTCCGCTCGAACGACTTGCTGCGTAACCTGCTGCCCATCCCGGCCAAGGGCACCGCGCCGGCCATTTCGCCCAGCCAGCCCGAGTACATTTTCCCGATTCCAAACGCCGAAATTTCCAGCAATAAGCTCTTATAG
- a CDS encoding SusC/RagA family TonB-linked outer membrane protein: MRKLLLLLLAGLLAGQAAAQTKVSGQVKDQAGAPLPGVTVLVKGTNQGTGTDANGVFTLACAPDARLVFSFLGYAAQEVAVAGRSTFSVALATDSKQLDDVVVVGYGTQTKAEFTGAAARVSGEAIKDLPVQSFDQGLAGKATGVSIGQPNGVLNNAPVIRIRGVNSISLSSYPLIVVDGIPINTGNLANNTTVANNPLGDINPADIASIDVLKDAASTAIYGSRAAAGVILITTKSGKAGKARVSYEGWAGVTNAVRLPKMLNAEQFMLIKNEAVLNAKMSSGNENTASVSGASFFPTLNPDGSVVDTNWYDQVYQTGVSQNHSLSVSGGSETTKYYLSTNYSDQKGILKTNEFVRKGVRFNLSHQLTPWLSLSGNANYTNSLNASPSTGSLEGNAFGLVGSARLAWLSAPNVPVLNPDGSYNVSTANTLGMGNNTVASNFYNPVPLLDLNKYTSENDRIITNFSVGVTPFKGLEYRLNYGVDRLKIENDNFQSAVHGPGFGSGNATNNSILVNNWNVTNTLTYQRTLGPKNAVSLLVGYDVQKFENSSWGATRSQISDGFFDTFQGSYANIVPVSNALSERAFASTFARLTYDFDKRYFLTVNFRRDGNSALGSGKKYGVFGGVSGGWLLSQEDFYKTSKLADVVTNLKLRASWGKVGNGNLANSYGSLSLYNSALYGGAATWVFGQGGNPDLGWETSKQTNVGADIGLFSDRVQLDLTYYRNNVDGLILNVPMSPSKGIPGNAILQNVGAMYNRGFEAGITASLVNRGKFSWSANLNYTTNKNLVTELYGEGTELVGTTSTSSETTNITRVGYSVGSLYGARTAGVNPDNGRRIFINRAGEQVQYNHAVPSGQSRWTYLDGRTAAAISVSDYQLLGNALPTWYGGFNNTFKYGNFDVTVNLTYSGGNYVMNGSKATWRDQRFWNNSTEVLERWTTPGQVTDIPRVVYGDLLSNGSSFPVSANVEKADYLRLQSAGIGYRVPLNLLGNSGISSVRIYSQVFNGFLLTKYTGTDPDISSNGNTNTTPGVDKNSIPQGRTFTLGVNVGF, translated from the coding sequence ATGAGAAAACTACTACTATTGCTGCTGGCGGGGCTGCTGGCGGGGCAAGCCGCAGCCCAAACCAAGGTATCGGGCCAGGTGAAGGACCAGGCCGGGGCCCCGCTGCCGGGCGTGACGGTGTTGGTGAAGGGCACCAACCAGGGCACCGGCACCGATGCAAACGGCGTTTTTACCCTCGCCTGCGCGCCGGACGCCCGGCTGGTGTTCTCCTTTCTGGGCTACGCCGCGCAGGAAGTGGCGGTGGCGGGCCGCAGTACCTTCAGCGTGGCGCTGGCCACCGATAGCAAGCAGCTCGACGACGTGGTGGTGGTGGGCTACGGCACCCAAACCAAGGCCGAATTCACGGGGGCCGCGGCCCGGGTGTCGGGCGAAGCCATCAAGGACTTGCCGGTGCAGAGCTTCGACCAGGGGCTGGCCGGCAAGGCCACGGGCGTCAGCATCGGGCAGCCCAACGGCGTGCTGAACAACGCCCCGGTAATCCGCATCCGGGGCGTTAACTCCATCTCCCTCAGCTCGTACCCGCTGATTGTGGTGGACGGCATCCCCATCAACACCGGCAACCTGGCCAACAACACGACGGTGGCCAACAACCCGCTCGGCGACATCAACCCGGCCGACATTGCCTCGATTGACGTGCTGAAGGACGCCGCCAGCACGGCCATCTACGGCTCGCGGGCGGCGGCCGGCGTCATCCTCATCACCACCAAAAGCGGCAAGGCCGGCAAGGCCCGCGTGAGCTACGAGGGCTGGGCGGGCGTGACCAACGCCGTGCGCCTGCCCAAGATGTTGAACGCCGAGCAGTTCATGCTCATCAAGAACGAGGCGGTGCTGAACGCCAAAATGTCGTCGGGTAACGAAAACACGGCCAGCGTGTCGGGGGCCTCGTTTTTCCCCACGCTCAACCCCGACGGCTCGGTAGTAGACACCAACTGGTACGACCAGGTGTACCAAACCGGCGTGTCGCAGAACCACAGCCTGAGCGTGTCGGGCGGCTCGGAAACGACGAAGTACTACCTCTCGACCAACTATTCCGACCAGAAGGGCATTCTGAAAACCAACGAGTTCGTGCGCAAGGGCGTGCGCTTCAACCTTAGCCACCAGCTGACGCCCTGGCTGAGCCTGAGCGGCAACGCCAACTACACCAACAGCCTGAACGCCTCGCCCAGCACGGGCTCGCTGGAGGGCAACGCCTTCGGGCTGGTGGGCTCGGCCCGGCTGGCCTGGCTCTCGGCCCCCAACGTGCCCGTCCTGAACCCCGACGGCAGCTACAACGTGAGCACGGCCAACACCCTGGGCATGGGCAACAACACGGTGGCCAGCAACTTCTACAACCCGGTGCCGCTGCTGGACTTGAACAAGTACACCTCGGAAAACGACCGCATCATCACCAACTTCTCGGTGGGCGTGACGCCGTTCAAGGGCCTGGAGTACCGGCTGAACTACGGCGTGGACCGCCTCAAAATCGAGAACGACAACTTCCAGAGCGCCGTGCACGGCCCCGGCTTTGGGAGCGGCAACGCCACCAACAACAGCATTTTGGTGAACAACTGGAACGTGACCAACACCCTGACCTACCAGCGCACGCTGGGGCCCAAAAACGCGGTGAGCCTGCTGGTGGGCTACGACGTGCAGAAGTTCGAAAACTCGTCGTGGGGCGCCACCCGCTCGCAGATTTCGGACGGCTTTTTCGACACCTTCCAGGGCAGCTACGCCAACATTGTGCCCGTGAGCAACGCGCTGAGCGAGCGGGCGTTTGCCTCCACGTTTGCCCGCCTGACGTACGATTTCGACAAGCGCTACTTCCTGACCGTCAACTTCCGGCGCGACGGCAACTCGGCGCTGGGCTCGGGCAAGAAGTACGGCGTGTTCGGGGGCGTGTCGGGCGGCTGGCTTCTGAGCCAGGAGGATTTTTACAAGACCTCGAAGCTGGCCGACGTGGTAACCAACCTGAAGCTGCGCGCCAGCTGGGGCAAGGTGGGCAACGGCAACCTGGCCAACTCCTACGGCTCGCTCTCGCTCTACAACTCGGCGCTGTACGGCGGTGCGGCGACGTGGGTGTTTGGGCAGGGCGGCAACCCCGATTTGGGCTGGGAAACCAGCAAGCAAACCAACGTGGGGGCCGACATTGGCCTGTTCAGCGACCGGGTGCAGCTCGACCTGACCTACTACCGCAACAACGTGGACGGCCTGATCCTGAACGTGCCCATGTCGCCGTCGAAGGGCATTCCGGGCAACGCCATCCTGCAAAACGTGGGCGCGATGTACAACCGTGGGTTTGAGGCCGGCATCACGGCCAGCCTCGTCAACCGCGGCAAATTTAGCTGGTCGGCCAACCTGAACTACACCACCAACAAGAACCTGGTGACCGAGCTGTACGGCGAGGGCACCGAGCTGGTGGGCACCACCAGCACCAGCTCCGAAACCACCAACATCACCCGCGTGGGCTACTCGGTGGGCAGCCTCTACGGGGCCCGCACGGCCGGCGTGAACCCCGACAACGGCCGGCGCATCTTCATCAACCGCGCTGGCGAGCAGGTGCAGTACAACCACGCCGTGCCCTCGGGCCAAAGCCGCTGGACCTACCTCGACGGGCGCACCGCGGCGGCCATCAGCGTGTCGGACTACCAGCTGCTGGGCAACGCGCTGCCCACCTGGTACGGCGGCTTCAACAACACCTTCAAGTACGGCAACTTCGACGTGACGGTGAACCTGACCTACTCGGGCGGCAACTACGTGATGAACGGCAGCAAGGCCACCTGGCGCGACCAGCGCTTCTGGAACAATTCGACCGAAGTGCTGGAGCGCTGGACCACGCCGGGCCAGGTGACGGACATTCCGCGGGTGGTGTACGGCGATTTGCTCTCCAACGGCTCGTCGTTTCCGGTGTCGGCCAACGTGGAAAAGGCTGATTACCTGCGCTTGCAGTCGGCTGGCATCGGCTACCGCGTGCCGCTAAACCTGCTGGGCAACTCGGGCATCAGCTCGGTGCGCATCTACTCGCAGGTATTCAACGGCTTCCTGCTGACGAAGTACACCGGCACCGACCCCGACATCTCCTCGAACGGCAACACCAACACCACGCCCGGCGTCGACAAGAACTCGATTCCGCAGGGCCGCACCTTCACGCTGGGCGTGAACGTGGGCTTCTAG
- a CDS encoding UDP-N-acetylmuramoyl-tripeptide--D-alanyl-D-alanine ligase: MINVSALYAHYLAAHGQVSTDSRQPQPGTLFFALNGPSFRGADFAAQAVAKGALVAVVDDAALAAQDAAHYFFAPDPLEALQALAAHHRQQFRGPVLAVSGSNGKTTTKELLTAVLAKRFRVLATLGNLNNHIGVPLTLLRLRLDEHDFAVVEMGANHRGEIAAYCQWARPTHGLLTNIGKAHLEGFGGAAGVALGKGELFDFLRATGGLAFVNTLDAQVVARAAAVPQRRTYPGPADDYPATLLAADPAVALRLGAAGPDVAAHITGGYNFPNLAAAAAVGKFFGVPVDDIAAALATYNPQNNRSQLLRTARGNELILDAYNANPSSMAAALRSFAQRPAAAGQGKLVILGDMFELGPEAEAEHRALGELLADLALPEVLLVGPLLASAQPALGPRARHFATKAAAAAWLTAAPLSGRQVLVKGSRGMALETLVEVL, from the coding sequence ATGATAAATGTAAGCGCCCTCTACGCCCACTACCTGGCCGCCCACGGCCAGGTCAGCACCGATTCGCGCCAGCCCCAGCCGGGCACCCTGTTTTTTGCCCTGAACGGCCCCAGCTTCCGCGGCGCCGACTTTGCGGCCCAGGCCGTGGCCAAAGGGGCCCTGGTGGCCGTGGTGGACGACGCCGCGCTGGCCGCCCAGGACGCCGCCCACTACTTCTTCGCCCCCGACCCCCTGGAGGCCCTGCAAGCCCTGGCCGCGCACCACCGCCAGCAGTTTAGGGGCCCCGTGCTAGCCGTGTCGGGCTCGAACGGCAAAACCACCACCAAGGAGCTGCTCACCGCCGTGCTGGCCAAGCGGTTCCGGGTGCTGGCCACGCTCGGCAACCTCAACAACCACATCGGCGTGCCCCTCACGCTGCTGCGCCTGCGGCTGGACGAGCACGACTTTGCGGTGGTGGAAATGGGCGCCAACCACCGGGGCGAAATCGCAGCCTACTGCCAGTGGGCGCGCCCCACCCACGGCCTGCTCACCAACATCGGCAAGGCCCACCTCGAAGGCTTCGGCGGGGCCGCGGGCGTGGCCCTGGGCAAGGGCGAGCTGTTTGATTTCCTGCGCGCTACCGGCGGCCTGGCCTTCGTGAACACGCTCGACGCGCAGGTGGTGGCCCGGGCCGCCGCCGTGCCCCAGCGCCGCACCTACCCGGGGCCCGCCGACGACTACCCCGCCACCCTGCTCGCCGCCGACCCCGCCGTGGCCCTGCGCCTGGGCGCCGCGGGCCCCGACGTGGCCGCCCACATCACCGGCGGCTACAACTTCCCCAACCTGGCCGCCGCCGCCGCCGTGGGCAAGTTTTTTGGCGTGCCCGTGGACGACATTGCCGCCGCCCTGGCCACCTACAACCCCCAGAACAACCGCTCGCAGCTGCTGCGCACCGCCCGTGGCAACGAGCTGATCCTCGACGCCTACAACGCCAACCCCAGCAGCATGGCCGCGGCGCTGCGCAGCTTCGCCCAGCGGCCCGCCGCGGCCGGGCAGGGCAAGCTGGTCATCCTCGGCGACATGTTCGAACTGGGCCCCGAAGCCGAAGCCGAGCACCGCGCCCTGGGCGAACTACTGGCCGACCTGGCGCTGCCCGAAGTGCTGCTGGTGGGGCCCCTGCTGGCCAGCGCCCAGCCGGCGTTGGGGCCCCGAGCCCGCCACTTCGCCACCAAAGCCGCTGCCGCCGCCTGGCTGACCGCCGCGCCCCTCAGCGGCCGGCAAGTGCTGGTGAAGGGCAGCCGCGGCATGGCCTTGGAAACGCTGGTGGAGGTGCTGTAG